One genomic region from Chrysemys picta bellii isolate R12L10 chromosome 16, ASM1138683v2, whole genome shotgun sequence encodes:
- the LOC101938173 gene encoding vesicle-associated membrane protein 2, whose protein sequence is MPIICPAPRGPAPARGPAPALIAEGSGPAAPPPAPPHPPRCPDAPARPPSSPLGSGTRATRRAPAPPQTPARAAAAPDMSATAAVPPAAGGEGGGPPPPPPNLTSNRRLQQTQAQVDEVVDIMRVNVDKVLERDQKLSELDDRADALQAGASQFETSAAKLKRKYWWKNLKMMIILGVICAIILIIIIVYFST, encoded by the exons ATGCCCATTATTTGCCCTGCCCCCCGTGGCCCCGCCCCCGCGCgcggccccgcccccgcgctgATTGCAGAGGGCTCGggcccagcagctccccctcctgccccccctcaccCGCCCAGGTGCCCGGATGCGCCAGCCCGGCCGCCATCTTCCCCGCTCGGCTCAGGGACCCGCGCCACTCGCCGAGCGCCCGCCCCGCCGCAGACCCCGGCCCGCGCCGCCGCCGCTCCCGACAT gtcGGCCACTGCTGCTGTGCCCCCCGCcgctggaggagaagggggtggccccccaccaccaccccccaaccTCACCAGCAACCGGAGGCTGCAGCAGACCCAAGCCCAGGTGGACGAG gtggTTGATATCATGCGGGTGAACGTGGACAAGGTGCTGGAGCGGGACCAGAAGCTGTCGGAGCTGGACGACCGAGCCGACGCCCTGCAGGCCGGCGCCTCCCAGTTCGAGACCAGCGCCGCCAAGCTAAAGCGCAAGTACTGGTGGAAGAACCTCAAG ATGATGATTATCCTGGGGGTGATATGCGCCATCATCTTGATCATTATCATTG TTTACTTCAGCACTTAA